From one Flavobacterium sp. N502536 genomic stretch:
- a CDS encoding RNA polymerase sigma factor, which produces MVKAKIHPDQMYIDGIAANNSVIIQIIYKKFVPKVVMFVMNNSGDKEHAQDVVQEVMILLFNQAKAKTLQLTCPFDAYFFLLCKRKWLNELKKTANKGVTINEDAVSMNESALELIGQTEEFDEKQQLFDAMFQKLGDKCQELLKLSFTTKTMEEVAAKLNVTYGYVRKKKSLCVGQLTQWIQEAKNFNSLKN; this is translated from the coding sequence ATGGTTAAGGCTAAAATTCATCCCGATCAAATGTATATTGATGGCATTGCTGCAAATAACTCAGTAATCATTCAGATCATTTACAAAAAATTCGTTCCTAAAGTGGTGATGTTCGTCATGAACAATTCCGGAGACAAGGAACATGCTCAGGATGTGGTTCAGGAAGTTATGATTTTGCTTTTTAATCAGGCCAAGGCGAAAACCCTGCAACTCACTTGTCCCTTTGATGCTTACTTTTTTTTATTGTGCAAAAGGAAGTGGCTTAACGAACTTAAAAAAACAGCGAACAAAGGGGTAACAATTAACGAAGATGCAGTATCTATGAATGAATCTGCACTGGAATTAATTGGTCAAACAGAAGAATTTGATGAAAAACAGCAGCTTTTTGATGCGATGTTTCAGAAATTGGGAGACAAATGCCAGGAGTTGTTAAAGCTTAGTTTCACCACTAAAACGATGGAAGAAGTTGCGGCTAAACTCAATGTAACTTATGGGTATGTCCGTAAGAAAAAATCGTTGTGTGTGGGCCAGTTGACACAGTGGATTCAGGAAGCTAAAAATTTTAATTCGCTAAAAAATTAA
- a CDS encoding PKD domain-containing protein produces the protein MKPLSSILLMLLSVFAMGQTKVKDTITRRANIVFIQNGNAVTYKPETPPLIPIAGAPKPSYSYLWELGDGHYSKEAEPKHVYKKKDTYTTRLAVTNNYDNGKPPATRPKKVAVNDLTDTNYKDIASIADQNGFAILKNCDPIPEQEMVVVVSYQNLENYVSSGKLYLFYNEKQFKDNNFELVDFRTYANEREVKEKTVASIDDLDDSKNYVASAENTFKTKKYRNTTTEEDLDASLLDANKIYHNVSVIEFDEANPNETRNVFYTFKTTPEMIKDTSATVTMRGIFVPNRSYKNHKIKNLEMEIVTSHDPNKMGSNGSLMNYRLVRFKRVNFKTRFQNNGEGPARMIRLETDIPDMFDKKTFQIEDMYPKCPICPKNEVPTTSCLDTIIKKNQIFFTFKNIYLPGSEQKNVREKDSTKGFVKYSMKFGEDFHKVKTRSRTAIIFDKNEPIITNYATTRFLPGISIGAKAGYNVYPDLQKSTSYFVGATISPFKSYRFYWQAEWLNALNKYESGLTIIDQTVVGANGVKQLQRTTTTTENKNVNWEIPVLIRYNLNNYIGIGAGIQANFDVSSEQNQTQKIETFEGGTDQFLINTRTQSNSVKNSFVNLKTGVLFDLTAGFARIGPSFGARYVINFEQNFNYFQFYGIWKF, from the coding sequence ATGAAACCACTATCGTCTATTTTATTGATGCTGCTTTCTGTTTTCGCAATGGGACAAACGAAGGTAAAAGACACCATAACGCGAAGAGCCAATATTGTTTTCATTCAGAACGGAAATGCGGTTACGTATAAACCCGAAACTCCGCCTTTAATTCCGATTGCGGGAGCTCCAAAACCCAGCTATTCTTATTTATGGGAGCTCGGCGACGGACATTACAGCAAAGAAGCGGAACCCAAACATGTCTACAAAAAAAAGGACACCTATACCACCAGACTTGCTGTGACCAACAATTACGACAACGGAAAACCTCCGGCAACACGCCCCAAAAAAGTAGCCGTAAATGATCTTACCGATACCAACTATAAAGACATTGCCTCTATAGCCGATCAAAACGGATTTGCGATCTTAAAAAATTGCGATCCTATTCCCGAACAGGAAATGGTAGTTGTAGTAAGTTATCAAAATCTTGAGAATTATGTTTCAAGCGGAAAACTGTATTTGTTTTACAATGAGAAACAATTTAAGGACAATAACTTCGAGCTGGTTGATTTTCGCACCTATGCCAACGAGCGTGAGGTAAAAGAAAAAACAGTAGCAAGTATTGACGATCTGGACGATTCTAAAAATTATGTTGCGTCTGCCGAAAACACCTTTAAAACCAAAAAATACAGAAATACAACCACCGAAGAAGACCTCGATGCATCGTTGCTGGATGCCAATAAAATCTATCATAATGTTTCGGTCATCGAGTTTGATGAGGCCAACCCCAATGAAACCCGAAATGTTTTTTACACCTTTAAAACAACTCCCGAAATGATCAAAGACACCAGCGCAACGGTTACGATGCGTGGTATTTTTGTTCCGAACCGAAGTTATAAAAATCATAAAATAAAGAATCTCGAAATGGAGATCGTAACCTCCCACGACCCTAATAAAATGGGATCTAACGGAAGTTTGATGAATTACCGACTGGTTCGTTTTAAAAGAGTAAACTTTAAAACACGCTTTCAAAACAACGGTGAAGGTCCTGCCCGAATGATCCGACTTGAAACGGACATCCCGGATATGTTTGACAAAAAAACCTTCCAGATTGAAGACATGTATCCAAAATGCCCCATTTGTCCAAAAAACGAAGTTCCAACAACAAGCTGCCTGGATACGATTATCAAAAAAAATCAAATCTTTTTTACTTTCAAAAACATTTACTTACCCGGAAGCGAACAGAAAAATGTACGCGAGAAAGACAGTACAAAAGGCTTTGTAAAATATTCGATGAAATTTGGCGAAGACTTTCACAAAGTAAAAACCCGAAGCCGAACGGCTATTATTTTCGATAAAAATGAACCTATAATTACCAACTACGCTACCACCCGATTCCTGCCCGGAATTTCAATTGGAGCAAAAGCAGGTTATAATGTGTATCCTGATCTTCAAAAATCGACAAGCTATTTTGTGGGTGCCACTATTTCGCCTTTTAAGTCCTATCGCTTTTACTGGCAGGCAGAATGGCTTAATGCCCTGAACAAATACGAAAGCGGACTAACAATAATCGATCAGACTGTAGTAGGTGCAAATGGTGTAAAGCAATTGCAACGCACGACCACGACAACCGAAAACAAAAATGTAAACTGGGAAATTCCGGTATTAATTCGGTATAACCTTAACAATTATATCGGAATTGGCGCCGGAATCCAGGCCAATTTTGATGTTTCGTCAGAACAAAACCAAACCCAAAAAATTGAAACTTTTGAAGGTGGTACAGATCAGTTTCTGATTAATACCCGAACGCAATCCAATTCGGTAAAGAACAGTTTTGTGAATTTAAAAACCGGAGTTTTGTTTGACCTAACCGCTGGTTTTGCCAGAATTGGACCCAGTTTCGGGGCACGTTATGTGATTAATTTTGAACAGAATTTTAATTATTTTCAGTTTTATGGAATCTGGAAGTTTTAA
- a CDS encoding CHAT domain-containing protein, translating into MNLHRLYVLIFLFLNLNVLGQSQEDKIYTAIDSFIGHPSAQALQNLKNTEVAFWKNPKSKTKDELLAIVVLNCNKAYYENQFGKTENAIASYEKAWQIYQKNKLGNYDIIEYCLKPLGNLYTVLGDYDSAENTIKQYFFIVNTTPAYPDAQKQKFAAILNLSNVYQSSGKFHLAIDLLEQILKTEKLTNVQRGIVLNNLGNNYLLSSTEGLMRPEVYQKIENSFESSVNYLKNEKNQSETLSNSYRNLAMLKRQKNEFEAADSYLVKAEKLLREAPHVHVRKIAKLYYEKALLLFDQGKHAKTTGQIESIFKLLIPDYQAKEVLPNQNQLYAETVLIDALDLQAQVFLSQNQPKKALQSYQLSLYIEELLMNITLYENSKIIAQIRSRHRTEKCLSIYDRLFQKENKTEYLEDAFQLAERTKSGVLKSYQSNIKKATTAEKLLLQQLQSLNNLIVKEQQKGDSAHIPSLNKAIQKQNELMLSLKQMQSKNPNLLPDNCDLKALFSKLEKDKAVLVYYFMGAENLYYFTLQNNRISLHHLYTAHKAMPYILKFINYFNTAAAITNDISGYNYYGKKVYDLLRLPQNTVYQNLILVPDGILNFLPFEALLTSTSKTTNFAKMPYLLNDFRIAYNTSANQYLNAQPVLHSRNTILGVFPVFENTPFELRYSKKELEAIRSNFKGNYLENSQATFSNFKSNANRYSILHLSTHASSGDVETPASIRFYDQEILYSELYNLNIKPDLVVLSACETGIGKLYKGEGAMSVARGFQFAGAQNLLFSLWKVNDYTTSVFMADFYKNIKNGLPYFEANANAKLAFLQDKSISNAKKSPYYWSSFVYYGALSAEEKSPNYIFYIISLLAAIGLFLIFNQYRKWKIFTRFSKKRNTKK; encoded by the coding sequence ATGAACTTACATCGCTTATATGTTTTAATCTTCCTTTTTTTAAATCTGAATGTTTTAGGACAGAGTCAGGAAGATAAAATATATACAGCAATTGACTCTTTTATTGGACATCCTTCGGCCCAGGCGTTACAAAATTTAAAGAATACCGAGGTCGCTTTCTGGAAAAATCCGAAGTCAAAAACCAAAGACGAATTACTTGCCATTGTAGTTTTAAACTGCAATAAAGCCTACTATGAAAATCAATTTGGAAAAACAGAAAACGCTATTGCGAGTTACGAAAAAGCCTGGCAGATTTACCAGAAAAACAAACTTGGCAATTATGATATTATTGAATACTGCCTGAAACCTTTAGGAAATTTATACACCGTTTTGGGCGATTACGACAGTGCCGAAAATACGATAAAACAGTATTTTTTTATTGTCAATACAACTCCCGCCTATCCCGATGCCCAAAAGCAAAAATTTGCTGCAATCCTCAATTTATCCAATGTATATCAGAGTTCGGGAAAGTTTCATCTGGCCATTGATTTATTAGAACAAATACTAAAAACCGAAAAACTCACAAATGTTCAGAGAGGAATCGTGCTCAATAATCTGGGAAACAATTACCTGTTGAGTTCAACGGAAGGTTTGATGCGTCCTGAGGTATATCAAAAAATCGAAAACAGTTTTGAGTCCTCTGTAAATTATCTGAAAAACGAAAAAAACCAATCCGAAACTTTGTCGAATTCGTATCGGAATCTGGCCATGCTTAAGCGGCAGAAGAACGAATTTGAAGCGGCAGATTCTTATTTAGTCAAAGCGGAGAAGCTTTTACGGGAAGCGCCTCATGTACACGTCCGAAAAATAGCGAAACTGTATTATGAAAAGGCTTTGTTGCTTTTTGATCAGGGAAAACATGCCAAAACTACCGGTCAGATCGAAAGCATTTTTAAACTATTGATCCCCGATTATCAGGCCAAAGAGGTTTTGCCGAATCAAAATCAACTGTATGCCGAAACGGTTTTAATTGATGCCCTCGATTTACAGGCACAGGTTTTTTTAAGTCAGAATCAGCCTAAAAAAGCATTGCAATCGTACCAGCTTTCTCTTTATATCGAAGAGCTGCTGATGAACATTACGCTTTATGAAAACTCTAAAATAATTGCTCAGATACGCTCCCGCCATCGTACCGAAAAATGTCTTTCGATTTATGATCGCTTGTTTCAAAAGGAAAATAAAACGGAGTATCTGGAGGACGCATTTCAATTGGCTGAACGAACAAAATCAGGGGTTTTAAAGAGTTATCAATCGAACATCAAAAAGGCAACGACAGCGGAGAAATTGCTTTTACAGCAACTTCAAAGTTTAAACAATTTGATTGTAAAAGAACAGCAAAAAGGCGATTCGGCTCATATTCCAAGTCTAAATAAGGCTATTCAAAAACAAAATGAGCTTATGCTTTCCCTAAAGCAAATGCAATCTAAAAACCCGAATTTACTTCCTGACAATTGCGATTTAAAAGCGCTGTTCTCCAAATTAGAGAAAGACAAAGCGGTGCTGGTGTACTATTTTATGGGGGCCGAAAACCTGTACTATTTCACCCTGCAAAATAACCGGATCAGTCTCCATCACCTTTATACTGCTCATAAAGCAATGCCATATATTCTAAAATTCATCAATTATTTCAATACGGCAGCGGCCATTACAAATGATATTTCGGGATACAATTACTATGGCAAAAAAGTATACGATTTGTTACGATTGCCTCAAAATACCGTTTACCAAAACCTCATCCTTGTTCCTGACGGTATTTTGAACTTCCTGCCTTTTGAAGCGCTGTTGACAAGTACATCCAAAACGACAAATTTTGCCAAAATGCCTTATTTGTTAAATGATTTCAGGATTGCGTACAATACTTCAGCAAACCAATATCTCAATGCCCAACCGGTTTTACATTCCCGAAATACAATTTTGGGCGTTTTTCCTGTTTTCGAAAATACTCCTTTTGAACTGCGCTATTCGAAGAAAGAACTCGAAGCCATCAGAAGCAATTTCAAAGGAAACTATTTAGAGAACTCCCAAGCTACTTTCTCCAATTTTAAGAGTAACGCCAATCGTTATTCCATTTTACATTTAAGTACTCACGCCTCTTCTGGTGATGTCGAAACGCCCGCGAGCATCCGGTTCTACGATCAGGAAATTTTATATTCGGAATTGTACAATCTGAATATTAAGCCTGATTTAGTCGTTTTAAGCGCCTGCGAAACGGGAATCGGCAAGTTGTACAAAGGCGAAGGTGCGATGAGCGTGGCAAGAGGTTTTCAGTTTGCGGGAGCTCAGAATTTATTGTTTTCGTTATGGAAAGTGAATGATTACACCACCTCAGTTTTTATGGCTGATTTTTATAAAAACATCAAAAACGGTCTGCCTTATTTTGAAGCAAATGCAAACGCCAAACTTGCTTTTTTACAGGACAAATCCATTTCGAATGCCAAAAAATCTCCTTATTACTGGAGTTCTTTTGTGTATTACGGTGCTCTTTCGGCAGAAGAAAAATCCCCAAATTATATCTTTTATATCATTAGTTTATTGGCCGCAATTGGTTTATTTTTGATTTTCAATCAGTACCGAAAATGGAAAATCTTCACGAGGTTCTCAAAAAAGAGAAATACAAAAAAATAA
- a CDS encoding T9SS type A sorting domain-containing protein — protein sequence MKKTLLFFILLFSNYFYAQVNDIKHCAGDTSFNLTTQKTLLIGNLNPAETTVSYHLSLADATDNLNVITNPESYSSTESSKTIYARIDHNGSITTNYFNLIVNPALTADARVEYVNCVPRIVISGNGGDFNYEYSHFGVTYTQNNVIITPSPGNQTVYVRDGNGCVASKTIVVESLTPLTWLANMVAVTCQGGNDGTFQVTASGGKAPYLYSIADGAFTSANVFKNLTVGDYTVRIKDATGCIISLPFTMRLLNTPIAINPIVTNDSNAANAGKIELLVSGGVSPYTFALKDSGGNPIPSKTTNPFTGLAVGSYEVVVTDRHGCILSQKGINILNEPTPLTTTASVTPITCVITTGTITITPNGGTLPYQYSIDNGNTYSNSNVFSNLSAGTYDLKVLDAQNAVVTTTATIDPIKIPLITATYKSILCHGDSNGSILVGTSNGKSPILFSINGKPYSSNNLFENLPAGNYTLSAKDSNGCIVSTTVVLEDPTPITAQITYYYRTVTVNASGGYGKYQYALDGGSYQDSRIFGMVTYGNHTISIKDPNKCTVNIPITVVEPTPLVSSYVVDKGTVTITTSGGITPYSYRLQKSSGTPLTTTQSNIFTNLVNGSYDIIVSDSQGGQVLFSNIIISESIPFTAIANATPITCTDLKSTLTVTPTGGSAPYQYSMTSPENFVNSNVFSNLNAGSYQVTVRDSNGFRTIAPITIASAKPVLASAQIILPISCNSSSDGVVRVNVTQGQSPYTYALDNGQFQTDDTFRNVGPGTHTLHVLDKNSCRTTVSITLLEPTLIQSTLAVNGNSITASSTGGTPPYKYSLESYNGIITDWQDSNTFDNLPVGTYTVRTIDTKGCFFQPNYVEISQSPVLLASAVVTPITCENAKGKITVYATGGFGPYSYSIDNGVNYVFSNVFSGLSPGNYVITVKDNQNTTTTVMVSLDNLNILKATAVITKIIDCSSNATINVTASGGKKPYQYSLDNGVTYTSNPVFTNLNAGNYFVRVKDSLDCSVITNSIILQQPVPLTATVDHTTITDCSSSPISHIVINATGGTVPYQYSLNGLPYQSSSLYSGAYAGNYILDVMDANGCKFSIPFVIASPVSLVATVAVSPALTCEDNDTVTITATGGQAPYTYSFDGLNTFSTVNISKKLTAGPHMLHVKDRNGCYATVNVDIAPHPLPTSTVVLTNATTAGNNNGSITVTATGGTAPYTYSLLNSNNVTIIAEQSANTFNHLVSGTYSVVVKDAKGCSSIQQQLTISEPNALSATAIVVQPTCYNAGKIIATAIGGTAPYQYSIDNGATYNLSNEFLILQPGNYTVTVRDINNDTYRFTSTIMALEPLVVNAVVVSAVSCFSNGVIEVRASGGKAPYFFSINGGSFQNAFQSTTTFTGLNPGDHIITIKDANDCNQTVAIRLAPPVPITAVATVNNQTITVTAAGGTGNYQFSLDGIVFQSSNIFTVVNYGTYQITVRDLNGCMHLIMVTIDPPAPLIDGKKEIAVTFKAGQTLGDLVIEGQNIKWYSTKGASTGKTSKTAETPLSPTTLLVDGVTYYASQTIDGIESKERLAVTAKVDGSLATPDFALSDFRFYPNPVQHTLSLHNTSAIDEVELISVSGKTVLTKKINDTHSEIDLSNVASGFYFLKVKAEGKLKTVKIVKK from the coding sequence ATGAAAAAAACTTTACTTTTTTTTATTTTACTGTTTTCTAATTATTTTTATGCTCAGGTCAATGATATCAAGCATTGTGCAGGAGACACTTCTTTTAATTTAACGACTCAAAAAACACTTTTAATTGGCAATTTAAACCCCGCCGAAACAACGGTTAGTTATCATTTAAGTCTTGCAGATGCAACTGATAACTTAAATGTGATTACAAATCCGGAAAGTTATAGCAGTACGGAAAGTTCAAAAACTATTTATGCCAGAATTGACCATAATGGAAGCATAACTACAAACTATTTTAATTTGATTGTAAATCCCGCTTTAACGGCTGATGCAAGAGTTGAATATGTAAATTGTGTTCCAAGAATCGTCATTTCAGGAAATGGTGGTGATTTTAATTATGAATATTCACATTTTGGTGTTACGTATACGCAAAACAATGTTATTATTACTCCAAGCCCTGGAAATCAAACCGTATACGTTAGGGATGGTAATGGCTGTGTAGCTTCAAAGACAATAGTGGTCGAATCTTTAACTCCATTGACATGGCTTGCCAACATGGTAGCTGTTACCTGTCAGGGAGGAAACGACGGTACTTTTCAGGTTACCGCATCAGGAGGGAAAGCACCTTATCTCTATTCTATTGCAGACGGAGCGTTTACAAGTGCGAATGTTTTCAAAAATTTAACCGTTGGAGACTACACCGTAAGAATAAAAGATGCAACGGGCTGCATTATTTCTCTTCCTTTTACCATGCGCCTACTTAACACTCCTATTGCTATAAATCCAATTGTAACAAATGATAGTAATGCTGCGAATGCAGGAAAAATAGAACTACTGGTTTCTGGCGGAGTTAGCCCATACACCTTTGCTCTTAAAGACAGCGGTGGAAACCCAATTCCTTCTAAAACAACTAATCCATTTACAGGTTTAGCCGTTGGATCGTACGAAGTAGTTGTAACAGACCGTCATGGCTGTATTCTTTCACAAAAAGGGATCAATATCCTTAATGAACCTACTCCGCTTACGACGACGGCATCAGTAACGCCAATTACGTGCGTGATTACGACCGGAACGATTACGATTACTCCAAATGGAGGAACTTTGCCTTATCAATACTCAATAGATAACGGAAATACTTATAGCAATTCTAATGTGTTCTCTAATTTAAGCGCGGGAACTTACGATTTAAAAGTTCTCGATGCACAAAACGCTGTAGTTACTACAACTGCCACTATAGATCCAATAAAAATACCCCTAATAACTGCGACCTATAAAAGTATATTGTGTCACGGAGATTCTAATGGTTCGATATTAGTGGGGACCTCTAACGGAAAATCGCCTATTCTTTTTTCAATAAATGGAAAGCCTTATTCTTCTAATAATCTTTTTGAAAATTTACCAGCAGGAAATTATACTTTATCTGCAAAAGATTCAAACGGCTGTATTGTTTCGACAACAGTAGTATTAGAAGATCCTACTCCGATAACTGCCCAAATTACCTATTATTACAGAACTGTAACCGTTAATGCAAGCGGAGGTTATGGAAAATATCAATACGCCCTTGATGGAGGTAGTTATCAGGATTCGAGAATTTTTGGAATGGTAACTTATGGTAATCACACTATTTCTATAAAAGACCCTAATAAATGTACGGTAAATATCCCTATAACAGTAGTAGAGCCTACCCCGCTTGTTTCGTCTTATGTAGTCGACAAAGGTACTGTTACAATTACGACCAGTGGAGGTATCACGCCTTATAGTTATAGACTTCAAAAGTCGTCGGGAACTCCATTAACTACCACTCAGTCTAATATATTTACAAACCTGGTCAATGGTTCCTATGATATAATCGTATCAGACTCACAAGGCGGTCAGGTACTGTTCTCTAATATCATTATTTCTGAATCGATTCCATTTACGGCAATCGCTAACGCAACTCCTATCACCTGTACGGATTTAAAAAGTACCCTAACGGTAACACCAACCGGAGGCTCAGCTCCTTATCAATATTCCATGACTAGTCCGGAGAATTTTGTAAATTCAAATGTCTTTTCTAATTTAAATGCAGGGAGTTATCAGGTAACCGTTCGGGATTCAAATGGTTTCAGAACTATCGCTCCCATTACAATCGCAAGTGCAAAACCAGTATTAGCTTCAGCACAGATTATCTTACCAATAAGCTGTAATAGTTCCAGTGATGGTGTAGTAAGAGTAAATGTAACTCAGGGACAATCTCCTTATACCTACGCTCTTGACAACGGTCAATTTCAAACTGATGATACTTTTAGGAATGTTGGTCCCGGAACTCACACCCTACATGTTTTAGATAAAAATAGCTGTCGTACAACTGTATCGATCACATTATTGGAACCTACTTTAATACAATCAACACTTGCTGTTAACGGTAATTCGATTACTGCATCCTCAACAGGTGGAACACCGCCTTACAAGTACTCTTTAGAAAGTTATAATGGAATAATTACCGATTGGCAAGACTCTAATACCTTTGATAATCTGCCTGTAGGAACTTATACGGTTCGAACTATAGACACAAAAGGATGTTTTTTTCAACCTAATTATGTAGAAATTTCTCAGTCTCCTGTTCTTCTGGCTTCAGCTGTAGTAACTCCAATAACCTGTGAAAATGCTAAAGGAAAAATTACGGTTTATGCAACCGGAGGTTTCGGTCCTTATTCCTATTCTATAGATAATGGTGTAAACTACGTTTTTTCAAATGTATTTTCTGGTTTATCTCCCGGAAACTATGTCATAACGGTTAAAGACAACCAGAACACTACAACTACTGTTATGGTTAGTCTGGACAATTTAAACATTTTAAAAGCTACTGCCGTAATTACTAAAATTATAGATTGCTCAAGTAATGCTACAATAAATGTTACTGCTTCCGGAGGTAAAAAACCGTATCAGTATTCATTGGATAATGGAGTGACGTACACTTCCAATCCTGTTTTTACAAATTTAAATGCAGGAAACTATTTTGTGCGTGTAAAAGATTCACTGGATTGTTCTGTAATTACCAATAGCATCATTTTACAACAACCTGTTCCTCTAACCGCAACTGTTGATCATACAACAATCACCGATTGTTCTTCTTCCCCTATTAGTCATATTGTCATTAATGCAACAGGAGGTACAGTTCCGTATCAGTATTCATTAAACGGTCTTCCATATCAATCCAGTTCTCTTTATTCTGGTGCTTATGCCGGAAATTATATCTTAGATGTTATGGATGCAAACGGATGCAAATTCAGTATACCGTTTGTTATAGCATCACCGGTTTCACTGGTTGCAACAGTAGCTGTTAGTCCGGCTCTTACTTGTGAAGATAATGACACGGTAACGATTACCGCAACCGGGGGACAAGCTCCGTATACCTATTCCTTTGACGGATTAAATACCTTTTCGACCGTTAATATTTCAAAAAAATTAACGGCCGGCCCCCATATGTTACATGTCAAGGACCGCAATGGCTGTTATGCAACCGTAAATGTTGACATAGCTCCACACCCTCTTCCAACAAGTACGGTCGTATTAACAAATGCAACAACTGCGGGCAACAATAACGGAAGTATAACCGTAACTGCTACCGGAGGAACGGCTCCATACACCTATTCCCTTCTGAACAGTAATAATGTAACTATAATTGCAGAACAAAGCGCCAATACTTTTAATCATCTGGTATCCGGAACCTATAGTGTAGTGGTAAAAGATGCCAAAGGCTGCTCCTCGATTCAACAACAGTTAACAATTTCGGAACCCAACGCCCTTTCGGCAACAGCCATTGTAGTACAGCCTACTTGTTATAATGCAGGAAAAATAATAGCAACAGCTATTGGTGGCACAGCTCCTTATCAATATTCGATAGATAACGGAGCTACGTACAACCTTTCTAATGAATTTTTAATTCTTCAGCCCGGTAATTATACCGTAACTGTTCGCGATATTAATAATGATACCTACAGGTTTACTTCGACCATAATGGCTTTAGAACCACTTGTAGTAAATGCTGTAGTTGTTTCGGCGGTATCTTGTTTCTCGAATGGAGTAATAGAAGTTAGGGCTTCAGGTGGTAAAGCGCCTTATTTTTTCTCGATAAACGGAGGTTCTTTTCAGAATGCCTTTCAGAGTACCACAACTTTTACGGGTCTAAATCCTGGTGATCATATTATAACCATAAAAGATGCTAACGATTGTAATCAGACTGTCGCTATTCGTTTGGCTCCACCTGTACCTATAACCGCAGTTGCAACTGTCAATAATCAAACCATAACCGTTACTGCTGCCGGTGGCACAGGTAATTATCAATTTTCATTAGACGGAATTGTTTTTCAATCCAGTAATATTTTTACCGTTGTTAATTATGGGACGTATCAAATAACGGTAAGGGACCTAAACGGCTGTATGCATTTAATAATGGTTACCATTGATCCTCCGGCTCCTTTAATTGATGGCAAAAAAGAAATCGCTGTTACCTTTAAAGCAGGACAAACTTTAGGCGATTTAGTCATTGAAGGTCAAAATATAAAATGGTACAGCACTAAAGGTGCTTCAACAGGTAAAACGAGTAAAACTGCCGAAACGCCTTTGTCTCCGACAACTCTTTTGGTAGACGGAGTTACCTATTATGCTTCGCAAACCATTGACGGAATCGAAAGTAAAGAACGTCTTGCAGTAACTGCAAAAGTAGACGGATCGCTTGCTACACCAGATTTTGCTTTGTCTGATTTCAGATTTTATCCAAATCCGGTTCAGCATACTTTATCGCTACACAATACTTCGGCTATTGATGAAGTTGAGTTAATATCAGTATCCGGAAAAACTGTTCTGACTAAGAAAATAAACGATACCCATTCTGAAATCGATTTGTCGAATGTTGCCTCAGGGTTTTATTTCTTGAAAGTTAAAGCAGAAGGAAAGCTTAAAACAGTTAAAATTGTGAAGAAATAA
- a CDS encoding retropepsin-like aspartic protease — MENLHEVLKKEKYKKIKFKVTKTQHLSIKAKINGVSGNFILDTGASNSCVGFESIERFELTAKKSKTKASGAGGTGMLTQISKHNQLQLGRWKNANFSLVIFDLSHVNEALESYKTKPVQGIIGADVLLEGKAIIDYYNHYLYLK, encoded by the coding sequence ATGGAAAATCTTCACGAGGTTCTCAAAAAAGAGAAATACAAAAAAATAAAATTTAAAGTCACCAAAACACAGCATTTATCAATTAAGGCAAAAATCAATGGTGTTTCGGGAAATTTCATTTTAGATACCGGGGCCTCTAATTCCTGTGTAGGATTTGAGAGTATTGAACGTTTTGAGCTGACTGCAAAAAAGTCTAAAACCAAAGCTTCGGGAGCGGGAGGAACGGGAATGCTAACACAAATTTCAAAGCACAATCAGCTACAGCTCGGCCGCTGGAAAAATGCTAATTTTAGCCTGGTTATTTTTGATCTTTCCCACGTAAATGAAGCTTTAGAATCGTACAAAACAAAACCGGTTCAGGGTATTATTGGGGCCGACGTTTTGCTTGAAGGTAAAGCGATTATCGATTACTACAATCATTATTTGTACCTGAAATAA